A stretch of uncultured Campylobacter sp. DNA encodes these proteins:
- a CDS encoding c-type cytochrome translates to MKIFKISFLACFFAFNLNAADKASDDTYVFEAKGEFAKELKSLIEKHSKDENVTVNIYKNTPVAGSKIHNGKVNRNINFLKERGGAIFAEKCASCHGENGQKKAYGVSRKLKDMDAKEISIAMSQYTTDLSYGGKMKNIMQPIAAKTGATELGYIIAYLKGDDSFLYDSSSSRSTNTEISTAPSEQGSYLK, encoded by the coding sequence ATGAAAATTTTTAAAATTTCTTTTTTAGCATGTTTTTTTGCCTTTAATTTAAATGCCGCGGATAAAGCAAGCGATGACACGTATGTATTTGAAGCCAAAGGTGAGTTTGCCAAAGAGCTAAAATCCCTGATCGAAAAGCATTCTAAAGATGAAAACGTAACCGTAAATATCTACAAAAACACTCCGGTCGCAGGCAGTAAAATCCATAACGGCAAGGTAAATCGAAATATAAATTTTTTAAAAGAAAGAGGTGGGGCTATCTTTGCTGAGAAGTGCGCTTCATGCCACGGCGAGAATGGCCAAAAAAAAGCTTATGGAGTATCACGTAAACTCAAAGATATGGACGCTAAAGAGATCTCGATAGCTATGTCGCAATACACTACAGATCTAAGTTATGGTGGCAAGATGAAAAATATCATGCAGCCGATCGCCGCTAAGACGGGCGCTACGGAGCTAGGCTACATCATTGCTTATCTAAAAGGCGACGATTCGTTCTTATACGATAGCTCGTCTAGTAGGAGCACGAATACTGAAATTTCGACTGCCCCTAGCGAGCAGGGCTCGTATCTAAAATAA
- a CDS encoding DJ-1 family glyoxalase III, with protein sequence MKVAVVLANGFEELEAISIIDILRRADIDALAVGLEKKCVRGTHGIELVADEILDDIKASEFSMIVLPGGLPGAENLAKSEKLGKILRDFDANNAKIGAICAAPWALATAGVLKSSYTCYPGFESQIAHPGYTNAANVVKDQNIMTSKGPATAMEFALQIVRELKGEQVYSKLKSDLLFK encoded by the coding sequence ATGAAAGTTGCTGTAGTTTTAGCTAACGGATTCGAGGAGCTTGAGGCGATAAGCATCATCGATATTTTAAGACGCGCGGATATTGATGCTCTAGCCGTGGGGTTAGAGAAAAAATGCGTTCGCGGTACGCACGGCATCGAGCTTGTGGCGGATGAAATTTTGGATGATATTAAGGCGTCTGAATTTTCCATGATCGTTTTACCGGGAGGCTTACCTGGCGCGGAGAATTTAGCCAAAAGCGAGAAGCTCGGTAAGATCCTACGCGACTTTGATGCAAATAACGCAAAAATCGGCGCAATATGTGCCGCTCCATGGGCGCTAGCTACCGCGGGTGTGCTAAAAAGCTCTTATACTTGTTATCCGGGTTTTGAAAGTCAGATCGCTCACCCAGGCTATACAAATGCGGCGAATGTCGTAAAAGATCAAAATATAATGACTTCGAAAGGCCCTGCTACTGCGATGGAATTCGCACTACAAATCGTCCGTGAGTTAAAAGGCGAGCAGGTTTATTCCAAGCTAAAATCTGATTTACTTTTTAAATAA
- a CDS encoding EexN family lipoprotein: protein MKNPKMFLWGGVLAAFLVGCGDDTEVKTKEYYDIHLNEAKEVYAKCDFNTLKDGSNSYKNCVNAKESVNDIKVMTVEYYEKHIEEAKEVEKNCDWDKIEEGSKMHKNCENASKGLEEYRWNERKKMFSGTK from the coding sequence ATGAAAAATCCTAAGATGTTCCTCTGGGGGGGGGTGTTAGCTGCTTTTTTAGTTGGTTGCGGCGATGATACCGAGGTAAAGACCAAGGAGTATTACGATATTCATCTAAATGAGGCTAAAGAGGTTTACGCAAAGTGTGATTTCAATACTTTAAAGGACGGAAGCAACTCATATAAGAATTGCGTGAACGCAAAAGAATCGGTCAATGATATAAAAGTTATGACGGTAGAATACTATGAAAAGCATATAGAGGAAGCTAAAGAAGTAGAAAAGAATTGTGATTGGGATAAGATAGAAGAAGGAAGCAAAATGCACAAGAATTGTGAAAATGCAAGTAAGGGGTTAGAAGAATATAGATGGAATGAACGTAAAAAGATGTTCTCTGGAACAAAATAA
- a CDS encoding Na+/H+ antiporter NhaC family protein, translating into MKKIILLMFLSVAAFAVDDATRQHNAELFGIWTLVPPVVAIALAFITKEVILSLFIGAFSGTYMLAVVGNNPISALVGSFTDLVARVVGSMASKGNAGVLLQVLCIGGVVALISRTGGTKAVALWISKRAKTGISAQISTWIMGLFVFFDDYANALIVGPVMRPITDKFRVSREKLAFIIDATAAPIAGIALISTWVGLEVSLIRAGYDQIGVQNVNAFSIFVQTMPYRFYNLFMLAFVVYVAFMRRDFGPMLSAERRAASGEIHSKNSNIAELEDKTLEPKEGIKPQASNAVIPLIVLICGAFASFYFSGLSKLEGDALAAAKAAPLSFATLQATFGNANSSVALFQAALLATVVSIFMSVYRKIFDVREAISTWIKGWKTMIVTIVILLLAWSLSSVIKELGTSRYLVDMLSQNTPKFLLPVAIFVLGSLISFSTGTSYGTMGILMPLAIPLASAVGLAHGLSGDALHAYMIVNISGVLTGAIFGDHCSPISDTTILSSMGAGCDHIEHVKTQMPYALSVGAVAVLAGYLPVALGLSVWIALPIGFAVTWALVRFAGKKVEE; encoded by the coding sequence ATGAAAAAAATTATATTACTAATGTTTTTATCGGTTGCCGCATTTGCGGTAGATGACGCGACCAGACAGCATAATGCCGAGCTTTTCGGCATCTGGACGCTAGTGCCGCCCGTCGTGGCAATCGCGCTTGCCTTTATCACCAAAGAGGTGATCCTGTCGCTTTTCATCGGCGCTTTTAGCGGCACCTATATGCTTGCAGTCGTCGGCAACAATCCGATCTCCGCGCTTGTGGGCAGCTTTACCGATCTGGTCGCGCGCGTGGTGGGCTCGATGGCCAGCAAAGGCAACGCGGGCGTACTTTTGCAGGTGCTTTGTATCGGCGGCGTGGTCGCGCTGATTAGCAGGACGGGCGGCACGAAAGCCGTGGCGCTTTGGATTAGCAAGCGCGCTAAAACTGGTATCTCGGCGCAAATTTCGACGTGGATTATGGGTCTTTTCGTATTTTTCGACGACTACGCAAATGCTCTGATCGTAGGCCCCGTCATGCGGCCGATCACCGATAAATTTAGAGTCAGCCGCGAAAAGCTCGCCTTCATCATCGACGCTACCGCCGCGCCGATTGCCGGTATCGCGCTAATTTCTACCTGGGTAGGTCTTGAGGTCTCTTTGATAAGAGCGGGATATGATCAGATCGGCGTGCAAAACGTAAACGCCTTTTCGATCTTCGTGCAGACCATGCCGTATCGCTTCTACAATCTTTTTATGCTTGCTTTCGTAGTTTACGTGGCGTTCATGCGCAGGGATTTCGGACCAATGCTCTCGGCCGAAAGGCGAGCGGCGAGCGGCGAAATTCATTCTAAAAATTCTAACATCGCCGAGCTAGAAGATAAAACGCTAGAGCCCAAAGAGGGGATCAAGCCGCAAGCTTCAAATGCCGTCATCCCGCTTATAGTGCTAATCTGCGGTGCGTTTGCGAGCTTTTATTTTAGCGGGCTAAGCAAGCTTGAGGGCGATGCTCTCGCAGCCGCAAAAGCCGCTCCGCTAAGCTTTGCGACGCTTCAGGCGACGTTCGGCAACGCGAACTCGTCGGTCGCGCTTTTTCAAGCGGCGCTTCTTGCTACGGTCGTGTCTATATTTATGAGCGTTTACCGCAAAATTTTTGACGTCAGAGAGGCGATCTCTACGTGGATCAAGGGGTGGAAGACGATGATCGTCACGATCGTGATCTTGCTGCTTGCATGGTCGCTCAGCTCAGTCATCAAAGAGCTCGGCACGTCGCGCTATCTGGTCGATATGTTGAGCCAAAATACGCCGAAATTCTTGCTGCCGGTAGCGATTTTCGTGCTGGGCTCGTTAATTAGCTTTTCGACGGGTACTAGCTATGGCACGATGGGAATTTTAATGCCGCTTGCCATACCTTTGGCAAGCGCCGTGGGGCTTGCCCACGGGCTTTCGGGCGATGCGCTTCACGCCTATATGATCGTAAATATCTCGGGCGTGCTAACCGGCGCGATTTTCGGCGATCACTGCTCGCCGATTTCGGACACCACGATCCTTTCGTCGATGGGCGCGGGCTGCGATCATATCGAGCACGTAAAGACGCAGATGCCTTACGCTCTATCCGTCGGCGCGGTCGCCGTGCTAGCGGGCTACCTGCCCGTAGCGCTAGGGCTTAGCGTCTGGATCGCGCTACCGATAGGATTTGCCGTTACGTGGGCTCTCGTGCGATTTGCAGGCAAAAAGGTAGAGGAGTAG
- a CDS encoding SDR family NAD(P)-dependent oxidoreductase gives MKNTAFITGATSGFGEAIARALSAQGYKIIALGRRKERLQKLAGELGNTHIIAADIRDKAAVFDAVSALPENFKDVEVLVNNAGLALGLEGIAQTPVEDLETMVDTNIKGVLYSTKAVLPLMIARKSGYIFNLGSTAGAWPYPGSHVYGASKAFIKQFSRNIRNDLRGTGIRVTEIAPGICKSEFSEVRFKGDLARAAAVYEGVDAILPEDIAQIVLSCLAMPRRVNINVIEAMATQQSWAGLFIEKH, from the coding sequence ATGAAAAATACGGCATTCATCACGGGCGCTACGAGCGGCTTTGGAGAGGCGATCGCTAGGGCGCTTAGTGCGCAGGGCTATAAGATCATAGCACTCGGGCGGCGCAAGGAGCGGCTACAGAAGCTAGCCGGCGAGCTAGGCAATACGCACATTATCGCCGCGGACATTCGCGATAAAGCTGCGGTGTTTGACGCCGTGAGTGCGCTGCCTGAAAATTTCAAAGACGTCGAGGTGCTCGTAAATAACGCAGGTCTTGCGCTAGGACTTGAGGGGATCGCGCAAACACCCGTAGAGGATTTGGAGACGATGGTCGATACGAATATCAAAGGCGTGTTGTATTCGACCAAGGCGGTGCTGCCGCTGATGATCGCGCGCAAAAGCGGCTATATCTTCAATCTCGGCTCGACTGCGGGCGCGTGGCCCTATCCGGGCAGCCACGTTTACGGCGCGAGCAAGGCGTTTATCAAGCAGTTTAGTCGCAATATCCGCAACGACCTGCGCGGCACGGGCATCCGCGTGACGGAGATTGCGCCCGGCATCTGCAAGAGCGAGTTTAGCGAGGTGCGCTTTAAGGGTGATCTAGCGCGCGCTGCGGCCGTGTATGAGGGGGTCGATGCGATCCTGCCCGAGGATATTGCGCAGATCGTGCTAAGCTGCCTAGCGATGCCCCGTCGCGTAAATATCAACGTGATTGAGGCGATGGCGACGCAGCAGAGCTGGGCGGGGCTTTTTATCGAGAAGCATTAA
- the nfo gene encoding deoxyribonuclease IV, which yields MKRIGAHVSASGGVSNAPLNAAKIGADAFAMFVKNQRRWDAPPLSAEEIVAFKDALKQSGISAEHVLVHDSYLINLGHPREAEREKSLNAFVDEIRRCEALGLRLLNFHPGSHLNEISAQECLDNIAGSLNFAIANTAGVKLVLENTAGQGSNLGYDFAQLAYVIDKISNKDRIGVCIDTCHAFAAGYDLRSQQAYERTMNEFDRAIGYKFLSGMHLNDTKNELSVRKDRHESLGRGFLGLAAFENIMNDPNIDEIPLILETIDDSLWAEEIALLRSMQGRRKA from the coding sequence ATGAAGCGGATCGGAGCGCACGTGAGTGCTAGCGGCGGAGTTTCCAACGCGCCGTTAAACGCCGCAAAGATCGGGGCGGACGCGTTTGCGATGTTCGTCAAAAATCAGCGCAGATGGGACGCGCCGCCGCTTAGCGCAGAGGAGATCGTCGCGTTTAAGGACGCGCTGAAGCAAAGCGGCATCAGCGCGGAGCATGTTTTGGTGCACGATAGCTACCTCATAAATTTGGGTCATCCGCGCGAGGCGGAGCGCGAGAAGTCCCTAAACGCCTTCGTGGACGAGATCCGCCGCTGCGAGGCGCTCGGGCTTAGGCTTTTGAACTTTCATCCGGGCTCGCATCTAAATGAAATTTCAGCTCAAGAGTGCCTGGATAATATCGCAGGGTCGCTAAATTTCGCCATCGCAAACACCGCAGGCGTCAAACTCGTGCTAGAAAACACCGCGGGTCAGGGCTCCAATCTCGGCTATGATTTCGCTCAGCTCGCTTACGTGATCGATAAAATTTCAAATAAAGATCGCATCGGCGTCTGTATCGATACCTGTCACGCGTTCGCCGCAGGATACGACCTCCGCAGCCAGCAGGCCTACGAGCGCACGATGAACGAGTTTGACCGCGCGATCGGCTATAAATTTTTAAGCGGCATGCACTTAAACGACACAAAAAACGAGCTTAGCGTGCGTAAGGATCGGCACGAGAGCCTCGGGCGCGGATTTTTGGGGCTCGCGGCGTTTGAAAACATCATGAACGACCCGAACATTGACGAGATCCCGCTGATTTTAGAGACGATCGACGATAGCCTCTGGGCGGAGGAGATCGCACTTTTGCGCAGTATGCAAGGACGCCGCAAAGCCTAA
- the murI gene encoding glutamate racemase → MKIAFFDSGIGGLSVLAEALQRFSGAEFLYFADEDHVPYGTKSRAEIVRLSLDAVGFLVTHGADAVVVACNTATSAAISELRGAFSVPVIGMEPAVKLAADSFGACPTLLIATPLTIAGEKLARLVGRLECETWSLPLPRLVEFAQDLEFDSPAVRAYLQGELAKFELERLSSLVLGCTHFNYFKDVLREILPPHVRIIDGIDGTLNRLASELGGGLKLARGEDLPSQATKFNAEGDPKFDINSSAQAHKFGAEGRGAGGGQSVSDGSCGAEYDAEGCSEGDTEGYGENDGERNTERRGESKPDMIEQGMSELRAVSCGARKNGAVGYDEFSNADERGFGMDTSRDVKSQVCADKFDADGDIKFSANSQTGELGAIRERDGKLAVNARGEEQCGEDKCRMSPRAVDANSQLKLYSRGGADLSLEFEPRSEGTGISHVNYPNGNSVEYFYSGRALDAAQLRKVELFLKRLDAMRAID, encoded by the coding sequence TTGAAAATAGCGTTTTTTGACTCGGGTATCGGCGGGCTGAGCGTGCTCGCCGAGGCTCTGCAGCGGTTCAGCGGGGCGGAGTTTTTGTATTTTGCCGACGAGGATCACGTCCCCTACGGCACGAAAAGTAGAGCCGAGATCGTGCGGCTGAGCCTCGATGCGGTCGGGTTTTTGGTCACGCACGGCGCGGACGCGGTCGTCGTTGCTTGCAACACCGCCACGAGCGCGGCTATCTCGGAGCTTCGCGGCGCATTTAGCGTGCCCGTCATCGGCATGGAGCCCGCCGTCAAGCTCGCCGCGGACAGCTTCGGCGCATGCCCGACGCTGCTCATCGCCACGCCGCTAACGATCGCGGGCGAAAAGCTCGCGCGCCTTGTCGGGCGGCTGGAGTGCGAGACGTGGAGCCTGCCGCTACCTCGTCTCGTGGAGTTTGCGCAGGATTTGGAGTTTGACTCGCCTGCGGTTCGGGCGTATCTGCAGGGGGAACTGGCTAAATTTGAGCTTGAGCGCCTCAGTTCGCTCGTGCTTGGTTGCACGCATTTTAACTATTTCAAGGACGTTTTGCGCGAAATTTTGCCGCCTCACGTGCGCATCATCGACGGCATCGATGGCACGCTAAATCGCCTTGCAAGTGAGCTGGGCGGAGGGCTAAAGCTTGCGCGCGGTGAGGATTTGCCCTCGCAGGCGACTAAATTTAACGCCGAGGGTGACCCAAAATTTGATATAAATTCATCTGCGCAAGCCCACAAATTTGGCGCGGAAGGACGAGGCGCGGGCGGCGGACAGAGCGTAAGCGACGGTAGCTGTGGCGCCGAGTACGACGCAGAGGGGTGCAGTGAGGGCGACACTGAAGGTTACGGCGAGAATGATGGCGAGCGTAACACAGAAAGGCGCGGCGAGAGCAAGCCCGATATGATAGAGCAAGGTATGAGCGAACTTCGTGCAGTGTCGTGCGGCGCCAGAAAAAACGGCGCAGTGGGGTATGATGAGTTTTCTAACGCGGATGAGCGCGGCTTCGGCATGGATACTTCGCGCGACGTAAAATCGCAGGTTTGTGCGGATAAATTTGACGCAGACGGCGATATAAAATTTAGCGCAAATTCGCAAACGGGCGAGCTGGGCGCAATCCGCGAACGCGACGGTAAGCTGGCGGTCAATGCCCGCGGCGAAGAGCAGTGCGGCGAAGACAAATGCCGCATGTCGCCGCGCGCCGTAGATGCGAATTCGCAGCTCAAGCTTTATTCTCGAGGCGGCGCGGATTTGTCCTTAGAATTTGAGCCGAGAAGCGAAGGAACGGGCATTTCGCATGTGAATTATCCAAACGGCAACAGCGTGGAGTATTTTTACTCGGGTAGGGCGCTAGATGCGGCGCAGCTGCGCAAAGTAGAACTGTTTTTAAAGCGGCTCGATGCGATGCGAGCAATCGACTAG
- a CDS encoding tetratricopeptide repeat protein, translating to MKKSLFALAFTACFALGASELETLEKECDGGNMKSCTQAGALHIFKNDNPDKGVKMLKETCDKGNMDSCWILGDEYTGNGLLKKDIEKAKFYLEKACDGGYYMGCMSLAAYIYGTDDMEKAAIYYRKSCDLGNSLGSENALGSFDSCYKFAIYSQLAMNDTKKAAQYYKKACDLGKDDPSAGLFNTWQKSCDMYELLK from the coding sequence ATGAAAAAATCGCTATTTGCGTTAGCATTTACCGCTTGCTTTGCGTTAGGAGCGTCCGAGCTTGAGACGCTAGAAAAAGAGTGCGATGGCGGGAATATGAAGTCTTGCACTCAAGCGGGAGCATTACATATTTTTAAGAACGACAATCCCGACAAAGGAGTTAAAATGCTTAAAGAAACTTGCGATAAAGGAAATATGGATAGTTGTTGGATTTTAGGAGATGAGTACACAGGAAACGGACTTTTAAAAAAAGATATAGAAAAAGCAAAATTTTATCTTGAGAAAGCTTGCGACGGTGGATATTATATGGGCTGCATGAGTTTAGCCGCTTATATATATGGCACAGATGATATGGAAAAAGCGGCGATTTATTACAGAAAGAGTTGCGATTTAGGAAATTCTTTGGGTAGCGAAAATGCCTTGGGTAGCTTCGACTCTTGCTATAAATTTGCCATTTATAGTCAGCTTGCTATGAACGATACAAAAAAAGCGGCACAATATTATAAAAAAGCTTGCGATCTAGGCAAAGATGATCCGTCCGCCGGACTTTTCAATACTTGGCAAAAATCCTGCGATATGTATGAGCTGCTAAAATAG